A region of Pseudoalteromonas aliena SW19 DNA encodes the following proteins:
- a CDS encoding MFS transporter, whose amino-acid sequence MNNNYDSNKPNLSFWQIWNMCFGFLGIQFGFALQNGNVSRIFQTLGAQVDDIPILWVAAPLTGLIVQPIIGYWSDKTWCRLGRRRPFFFMGAILTTIALFLMPHSPTLWIAAGMLWIMDASINVTMEPFRALVGDNLPEKQRATGYGLQSFFIGIGAVLASALPWMMTNWFDVSNTAAIGEIPDSVKYSFYWGGVVLLATVLWTVAKTKEYTPEQLAEFEKQTAKPTNTALVDINFNKGAIIFVVLGLATLALVMGLSLEKELYLLAGGLLAFGIVQWIAAALKRANKTQGGFYQVVQDVFTMPTAMKQLAWVQFFSWFTLFAMWIYTTSAVTSFHYGSSDTTSKAFNDGADWVGILFAAYNGFAAIAAMCIPFLVKKMGLKGAHCFNLLLGALGLASFMFITDPKMLLIPMIGVGFAWASILSLPYAMLSNSLPSNKMGVYMGIFNFFIVIPQLLAASILGLILRHVFSNQPIYALLIGAASFVLAAIAVMRVKNSN is encoded by the coding sequence ATGAATAATAATTATGACAGCAATAAACCAAACCTAAGTTTTTGGCAAATATGGAATATGTGCTTTGGTTTTTTAGGTATTCAATTTGGTTTTGCTCTGCAAAACGGTAATGTGAGCCGTATTTTTCAAACCCTTGGCGCACAAGTGGATGATATTCCTATTTTGTGGGTAGCAGCGCCACTAACCGGTTTAATCGTTCAACCTATTATTGGTTATTGGAGCGATAAAACGTGGTGTCGTCTTGGTCGTCGTCGTCCATTTTTCTTTATGGGCGCAATATTAACAACCATTGCATTGTTTCTTATGCCACATTCGCCAACATTGTGGATTGCCGCTGGTATGTTGTGGATTATGGATGCATCTATCAATGTCACAATGGAGCCATTTAGAGCGCTTGTAGGCGATAACTTGCCAGAAAAGCAACGTGCGACAGGGTATGGTTTGCAAAGTTTTTTCATTGGTATTGGTGCAGTTTTGGCATCAGCACTGCCATGGATGATGACCAATTGGTTTGATGTGAGCAACACCGCAGCCATTGGTGAAATACCCGATTCAGTTAAGTACTCGTTTTACTGGGGCGGCGTTGTTTTACTAGCCACCGTGTTGTGGACTGTTGCAAAAACTAAAGAATACACCCCTGAGCAATTAGCTGAATTTGAAAAGCAAACTGCCAAACCGACTAACACCGCATTAGTAGATATTAACTTTAATAAAGGTGCCATTATTTTTGTGGTGCTTGGTTTAGCGACCCTTGCATTAGTAATGGGCTTATCGCTTGAAAAAGAGTTATACCTACTTGCTGGTGGCTTATTAGCTTTTGGTATTGTGCAATGGATAGCAGCGGCACTTAAAAGGGCTAATAAAACCCAAGGGGGCTTTTATCAAGTAGTGCAAGATGTATTTACAATGCCAACTGCGATGAAGCAATTAGCTTGGGTGCAATTTTTTAGTTGGTTTACCTTATTTGCAATGTGGATTTATACCACGTCGGCAGTAACAAGCTTTCATTATGGTAGTAGCGATACAACATCAAAAGCGTTTAACGATGGCGCTGATTGGGTCGGTATTTTATTTGCTGCCTACAATGGCTTCGCTGCTATTGCCGCAATGTGCATTCCATTCTTAGTTAAAAAAATGGGCTTAAAAGGCGCGCATTGTTTTAACTTATTACTAGGCGCATTAGGCCTTGCCAGCTTTATGTTTATAACAGACCCTAAAATGTTACTTATTCCTATGATCGGCGTTGGTTTTGCGTGGGCTTCTATACTCTCATTGCCTTATGCGATGCTAAGTAACTCATTACCGAGTAATAAAATGGGCGTTTATATGGGGATATTTAACTTTTTTATAGTTATTCCACAGCTACTTGCAGCCAGTATTTTAGGGCTTATTTTGCGCCATGTATTTTCTAATCAGCCTATTTATGCCTTGTTAATTGGTGCTGCGTCTTTTGTATTAGCAGCCATTGCTGTTATGCGCGTTAAAAATTCTAATTAA
- a CDS encoding glycoside hydrolase family 15 protein, producing the protein MKNYNLITISLLALGLTACGAQNTNQAQTSKTTAPGAPGNDPFWSYAGKTGIGTSYEQYQNGHYTNDAPTGVVSKVWFSIAKGMITETMFGLIHQAQIKDMQFVVTGKNFTVSEADDLDVTIDYLYKDDQGRPLSLAYKIVSKDKQGRFTLEKHVFTDPDGQSLFVRSMFNTDLKDVKAYVVVNPYINNNGLDDFAKTTEQGLVAWQDDNYLTLQASTEFGAKTVGFTGVSDGLDELKKSQSLNTSYSNTGEQSGNVSLLAELGSIESNTTFDLVLSFARSEQQSAEQGAQTLAKGYQSVLDSYNGKGAAFGWQDYLQNLTPINKMTEQTADNGKLLYTSAMVLKAQEDKTHAGALIASLSNPWGETVSAKTGSTGYKAVWVRDFYQVAMAFMALGDTATAKTAFEYLEKVQVSSKTPGNNGDTGWFLQKTHVDGELEWVGVQLDQTAMPIMLAWKLHQANVLSDAELKDWYARMLKPAADFLVEGGRAKILWNDTQITPPATQQERWEEQSGYSPSTTAAVVAGLISAADIANMAGDTKNAERYLATAKSYNADIEKVMFTTQGNLKSKATDGEYFIRIGQDENANSNTTINANNGREGFNKKQILDGGFLELVRYGVRDALAPSIVKTLPEYDDETLANNLQVKYSFNFSDGSGSFAGYRRYGNDGYGEDEITGTNYAENGSNTPGQRGRVWPFFTGERGHYEIAAANASNTFNDVKQAEIKNSYVKGLEQFANEGMMLPEQVWDGVGVNKADYTLGEGTNSATPLAWTHAEYIKLVRSLSDKQVWDHYPVVKQALK; encoded by the coding sequence ATGAAAAACTATAACCTAATTACTATCTCATTATTAGCACTTGGATTAACTGCATGCGGTGCTCAAAATACAAATCAGGCACAAACATCTAAAACAACTGCGCCTGGTGCACCAGGTAACGATCCATTTTGGTCATACGCAGGTAAAACAGGGATTGGTACATCGTACGAGCAATACCAAAATGGTCATTACACAAATGATGCACCAACAGGTGTAGTATCAAAAGTCTGGTTTTCAATTGCTAAAGGCATGATCACCGAAACTATGTTTGGCCTTATTCATCAAGCGCAAATAAAAGATATGCAATTTGTGGTAACAGGAAAAAACTTTACTGTTAGCGAAGCAGACGATCTTGATGTCACGATTGATTATTTATACAAAGACGATCAAGGTCGCCCGTTATCACTTGCTTATAAAATAGTAAGTAAAGATAAACAAGGTCGATTCACTCTTGAAAAACACGTATTTACCGATCCTGATGGGCAAAGTTTATTTGTTCGTAGCATGTTTAATACCGACCTTAAAGACGTTAAAGCCTATGTTGTGGTAAATCCATATATTAATAATAACGGCCTTGATGATTTTGCAAAAACTACCGAGCAAGGTTTAGTGGCTTGGCAAGATGATAACTACTTAACATTGCAAGCAAGTACTGAGTTTGGCGCAAAAACGGTTGGCTTTACGGGTGTAAGCGATGGTTTGGATGAGCTCAAAAAGTCACAATCATTAAATACCAGCTATAGCAATACTGGTGAGCAGTCAGGTAATGTCAGTCTACTTGCTGAGCTTGGTAGTATTGAAAGTAATACCACGTTTGATTTAGTACTAAGCTTTGCACGTAGCGAGCAACAAAGTGCAGAGCAGGGTGCCCAAACATTAGCAAAAGGCTATCAAAGTGTACTTGATAGCTACAATGGTAAAGGTGCGGCATTTGGTTGGCAAGATTACCTACAAAACCTAACTCCGATCAATAAAATGACGGAGCAAACGGCTGATAACGGCAAGCTACTTTATACCAGTGCAATGGTATTAAAAGCACAAGAAGACAAAACGCACGCAGGCGCACTTATTGCTTCGTTGTCTAACCCGTGGGGCGAAACCGTATCGGCTAAAACAGGCTCAACAGGTTATAAAGCGGTGTGGGTACGAGATTTCTACCAAGTGGCCATGGCATTTATGGCACTGGGTGATACAGCCACGGCAAAAACAGCATTTGAATACCTTGAAAAAGTACAAGTTAGTAGTAAAACGCCAGGTAACAATGGCGATACAGGCTGGTTTTTACAAAAAACACATGTCGATGGCGAACTTGAATGGGTGGGTGTACAGCTTGATCAAACTGCGATGCCAATTATGCTCGCGTGGAAATTACACCAAGCAAATGTACTTAGTGATGCAGAGCTTAAAGACTGGTACGCACGTATGTTAAAACCTGCTGCGGACTTTTTAGTCGAGGGTGGACGCGCGAAAATTTTATGGAATGATACACAAATCACACCACCGGCAACCCAACAAGAGCGCTGGGAAGAGCAAAGTGGCTATTCGCCATCAACTACCGCTGCGGTTGTTGCTGGTTTAATTAGCGCCGCAGATATCGCGAATATGGCAGGTGATACAAAAAATGCAGAACGTTATTTAGCAACGGCAAAAAGCTATAACGCTGACATCGAAAAAGTGATGTTTACCACCCAAGGTAATTTAAAATCAAAAGCCACCGATGGCGAATATTTCATCCGTATTGGTCAAGATGAAAATGCTAACTCGAATACCACAATTAACGCAAATAACGGCCGAGAAGGTTTTAATAAAAAACAGATTTTGGACGGTGGCTTTTTAGAGTTAGTACGCTATGGAGTACGTGATGCACTTGCACCAAGCATTGTAAAAACGCTACCAGAATATGATGACGAAACACTCGCTAACAATCTGCAAGTAAAATACAGCTTTAACTTTAGCGATGGTAGCGGCTCATTTGCAGGTTATCGTCGTTATGGCAACGATGGCTATGGGGAAGATGAAATAACCGGTACAAATTACGCTGAAAATGGAAGTAATACACCTGGGCAACGCGGACGTGTATGGCCATTTTTTACAGGCGAACGTGGTCATTATGAAATTGCAGCAGCCAATGCCAGTAATACATTCAATGACGTAAAACAAGCTGAAATTAAAAACAGTTACGTTAAAGGGCTAGAGCAATTTGCCAATGAAGGCATGATGTTACCAGAGCAAGTATGGGACGGCGTTGGTGTAAACAAAGCAGATTATACACTGGGCGAAGGGACTAATTCAGCAACTCCGCTGGCATGGACTCACGCTGAATATATTAAGCTGGTACGTTCATTAAGTGACAAGCAAGTATGGGATCATTACCCCGTTGTTAAACAAGCGCTAAAATAG
- a CDS encoding GNAT family N-acetyltransferase — translation MQWLSSIELKGEFVTLEPLNKTHTEGLKQAVLDGESWKLWFANVPSPDAMARYVEEAVKAGTKGDIAFAVKCNDSDEIVGTTRFYNTDQINKRAMLGYTWYSSSVRRTPVNTECKLLLLSHLFDTHTGLAVEFRTHSFNQASRNAIKRLGAKQDGILRNHQILKDGSIRDTVIYSIINTEWPAVKSDLQNKVYS, via the coding sequence ATGCAATGGTTATCTAGTATTGAGTTAAAGGGTGAGTTTGTTACGCTTGAACCATTAAATAAAACTCACACTGAGGGCTTAAAACAAGCTGTTTTAGATGGTGAATCTTGGAAGCTGTGGTTTGCCAATGTTCCATCGCCTGACGCTATGGCAAGGTATGTCGAAGAAGCTGTTAAAGCAGGAACAAAGGGTGATATAGCGTTTGCGGTAAAATGCAATGATTCCGATGAAATAGTAGGTACGACTCGTTTTTATAATACAGACCAAATAAATAAACGGGCTATGTTAGGATACACGTGGTATTCATCATCGGTTAGACGAACCCCTGTTAACACCGAATGTAAATTACTTTTACTTAGTCACCTTTTCGACACCCATACAGGTTTAGCTGTTGAGTTTAGAACACATTCTTTTAATCAAGCTTCTAGAAATGCTATAAAAAGGCTTGGCGCAAAGCAAGATGGCATTCTTCGAAATCATCAAATTTTAAAAGATGGAAGCATAAGGGACACGGTTATTTACTCAATAATTAACACTGAGTGGCCAGCGGTTAAAAGTGATTTGCAAAACAAGGTCTATTCATAA
- a CDS encoding GFA family protein, with amino-acid sequence MSQYKTNCLCGAVQITAEEINPKFTVCHCQSCRTWGGAPFFAVKCGTKVKIEGMDKVKMYESSSWASRGFCIECGTHLFYKFKATGEYNMPVGMFSNLKGLEMDMQYFSDMRPNYYCFSNETKEMTTAEIMAYFAAKI; translated from the coding sequence ATGTCTCAGTACAAAACAAACTGTCTTTGTGGGGCGGTACAAATAACTGCAGAGGAAATTAATCCTAAGTTTACGGTGTGTCATTGCCAATCCTGTAGGACTTGGGGTGGGGCCCCATTTTTTGCTGTAAAATGCGGGACTAAAGTCAAAATCGAAGGAATGGATAAAGTTAAAATGTACGAATCTTCATCGTGGGCGTCTCGTGGTTTCTGTATTGAATGCGGCACTCATTTGTTTTATAAGTTCAAAGCAACAGGCGAATATAACATGCCAGTAGGTATGTTCTCTAATTTGAAAGGCTTAGAAATGGATATGCAGTATTTTAGTGACATGCGACCAAATTATTATTGTTTTTCAAATGAAACTAAAGAAATGACCACTGCTGAGATAATGGCTTACTTTGCTGCTAAAATATAA
- a CDS encoding GNAT family N-acetyltransferase, translated as MQICKISSEQTMLLRQRVLWPNETTEFCRVDGDEDASHFGAFINDNLVCVASVYLTQGKARLRKFATDTDYQNQGVGSKMLSHIIQSLKSTEANLFWCDARESALDFYRRFGMTPYGVRFYKQDIPYFKMKLTL; from the coding sequence ATGCAGATATGCAAAATATCATCTGAACAAACAATGTTACTACGCCAACGTGTATTGTGGCCCAACGAAACAACTGAGTTTTGTCGTGTAGACGGTGATGAAGATGCGAGCCATTTTGGTGCTTTTATAAACGACAATTTAGTGTGTGTTGCCTCTGTTTACTTGACGCAGGGTAAAGCACGCTTACGTAAATTTGCAACCGACACGGATTATCAAAACCAAGGTGTTGGTTCTAAAATGTTGAGCCATATTATCCAGTCATTAAAAAGTACAGAAGCTAACCTTTTTTGGTGTGACGCGAGAGAATCAGCCTTAGATTTTTATAGACGTTTTGGTATGACTCCGTACGGAGTACGTTTTTATAAGCAGGACATTCCATATTTTAAAATGAAGCTTACTTTATAG